Proteins found in one Zea mays cultivar B73 chromosome 1, Zm-B73-REFERENCE-NAM-5.0, whole genome shotgun sequence genomic segment:
- the LOC103644074 gene encoding protein ALP1-like has product MNPYLENNFLVRLMEEMEEEEEELQLARHMVNRRRRALNERRHGGSIPGRVRIHRDHMSGDARIRADYFGANPVYTDAQFRRRFRMRRHVFERLVHAVQQVDPYFIQRPNCAGEMGLSALQKVVAAVRILAYGIPADAVDEYVRIGESTAHEALKHFCTAVQTAFAPYYLRAPNAEDIARLLQVGESRGFPGMLGSVDCMHWEWRNCPSSWKGMFTGRGKHPTMILEAVASYDLWIWHAYFGLPGSCNDINVLHRSNLFERHLSGDTPPVSFTVNGHTYNMGYYLADGIYPDWPAFVKTIRNPYDVRTQHFATIQESARKDIERAFGVLQKRWGVVRGPAYGWSPEHIGDIMKTCIILHNMIVEDEGPLSLNTTFENIGVLADTTQGSMEERNDFVNQRYNQLKDRNKYTQLQVDLIHHHWARHGSGVA; this is encoded by the exons ATGAATCCCTACTTAGAAAACAATTTTCTTGTGCGCTTGATGGAAGAaatggaagaggaagaagaagagttgcAGTTGGCGAGGCACATGGTCAATAGGAGGCGACGTGCACTCAATGAGCGTCGTCATGGTGGTTCGATTCCCGGGCGTGTTAGGATTCATCGTGATCACATGAGCGGCGATGCAAGAATCCGAGCGGACTACTTTGGAGCCAACCCGGTGTACACGGATGCTCAATTTCGTAGGAG GTTCCGCATGCGTCGCCATGTCTTTGAGCGCCTTGTTCATGCTGTGCAACAAGTGGATCCTTATTTTATTCAACGTCCAAATTGTGCGGGTGAGATGGGTCTTTCTGCTctacagaaagttgttgctgctGTTCGAATCCTTGCTTACGGTATTCCAGCTGATGCCGTTGACGAATACGTGCGTATTGGCGAATCTACTGCTCATGAGGCATTGAAACACTTTTGCACGGCCGTCCAAACCGCGTTTGCTCCGTATTATCTCCGTGCACCAAATGCAGAAGATATCGCACGCCTTCTCCAGGTTGGCGAGTCACGTGGGTTTCCTGGTATGCttggtagtgttgattgcatgcattgggagtggcgtaACTGCCCAAGTTCATGGAAGGGGATGTTTACAGGGCGTGGTAAACATCCTACCATGATCTTGGAAGCTGTTGCGTCGTATGACCTGTGGATATGGCATGCATATTTTGGTCTGCCAGGTAGTTGCAACGACATAAATGTTCTTCACCGTTCAAACCTTTTCGAAAGGCATCTTAGCGGTGACACACCACCTGTTTCATTCACTGTGAATGGGCACACGTACAATATGGGATATTACCTAGCAGACGGGATTTACCCTGACTGGCCCGCTTTTGTGAAGACAATACGTAACCCCTACGACGTTAGAACCCAACACTTTGCAACAATTCAAGAGTCTGCTCGAAAAGATATAGAACGAGCTTTCGGTGTACTGCAGAAGAGATGGGGTGTGGTCCGTGGCCCTGCATACGGTTGGAGTCCTGAACACATTGGGGACATCATGAAAACTTGCATAATATTGCACAACATGATAGTAGAAGACGAAGGTCCATTGTCTTTGAACACAACCTTTGAAAACATCGGAGTGCTGGCAGACACAACTCAAGGTTCAATGGAAGAGCGCAACGACTTCGTCAATCAAAGGTACAACCAACTGAAAGACCGCAACAAATATACTCAGCTTCAGGTTGATCTCATACACCATCACTGGGCGCGGCATGGATCCGGAGTTGCATAG